The region ACCCCGGCGCGGATTCACGACCACGTCATGTCGTGCCCTCGCTCGTCGAGCTTCTCGACGACCTGCAGGATCTCGTCGAGCGTGACGATCCGGGCCCGGTGCCGCACCTCGGCGGGCCGTTCCACACCCTGCGTGGGGTCGTCGCTGCGCAGCCCCTCGACGATCGCCGCCTGCATGAGCTTGTTCAGCACCACCAGCCGGACCCGGATCGTGCCGTCGGATCGGCCCCGCCGCTTGAGGTCGGCTTTCATCGCCCGCACGTCCGCCGCTGTGATCGCGGCGACCGGGGTCTCTTCTCCGAAGTGCTTGATCAGGGCGCGGACGTTGCTGCGGTACGACTTGTTCGTGTTCTCCGAGTAGGCGAGATCATCGGCCCACGCTGTGGCGAACGGGCCGAACTTGCAGGATCGCACCCGAGCCTCGCCGCGGAAGTACGCGGCGTTCTCGCGCTCCATGTCCTGCCACCAGCGGTTGCCCTCGCGCAGGGTGGCGAACGTCTTGGTGCCGCCGATCTTGCGCTTGCCGGGCTTGCTGAAGAAGTCGTACCACTCAGCGCGGTAAGGCTTGGCCGCGTTCTCGCGGCCCTTCATCAGGTAGCACGTGCCCATGCTCGTCCGGTCCCTCTCGACTCAGACGCGCACACGTGGGCACTAACGGCGACCGTAGACGGACGGCGGCGGGCTATCGAGCACCGGTGTTGATCTTGTGGGTATTTATCGCACCCACACCCACACCGTATGGCCAGAGTGGACGGTGCCCACACTGCCCGTGACCTGCCGAAACAGGACTACCCGACCCCACCGCCGCCACCGGCTACAGTTACTCGCGAAATCGGCGGTCCCGGTGCGGAGCTGGGGCAAAAATAAGTCGGGGATCCCGGAGCCCAGGCGGCGTCTGAGGTTTTGCCACCCGCACCGCGACGCTAACCACTTGTGAAACGGTCTCTGACGCGACGGTGCAGGCCTCGCGTTATTGAGCGGCCGCAAGGTTGCGAATCGTCGTCCTTCCCGTGGCGCACAAGCTGAATCGTTCCCGCGGCGGAGAACTTCGCGAAGGGTTTACAGGGCGTCGATCCGTCGGCTACCTTCTCTCGCCAAGACCAGAGGTCAGACCTCAGGTCGCAACGAGGAGGTTTGCCATGAGCAAGGGTGGGGCGGCCGCCGGGCCGCCGCAGTTCCTGCTGCACGACGAGGGCGACTCGGTGGCCGTCGCCGTGCAGGACCTGCAGCCGGGCGCGGTGCAGGGCGCGGTGCTGGCCAACGGCCGCCGATGCGAGTTCGTGATCAAGGACGAGGTGCCGCTGGGGCACAAGTTCGCCGTCGTCGAACTGGCCGAGGGCGCCGACCTGGTCAAGTACGGCATTCGGGTCGGGACGACCACCAAGCAGATCGCCGTGGGCGACTACGTCCACGTCCACAACGTGAGGAGTGCTCGATGGGCCACCAGTCGCGCGGTCTGACCGGCTTCCGCCGCCCGAACGGGGCGGTCGGGATCCGCAACCACGTCGTGATCCTGCCGGTTGACGACCTGTCCAACGCCGCCGCCGAAGCAGTCGCGCACGTCGTACCGGGCACGCTCCCGCTGCCGCATGCCTTCGGCCGCCTACAGTTCGGCGAGGACCTGGAACTGACCTTCCGGACCCTGATCGGCACCGGCCGCAACCCCAATGTCGCGGCGGTCGTGGTGATCGGCATCGAGCCGAACTGGACCAACCGCGTCGTCGAGGGCATCGCCGCGACCGGCAAACCGGTGGTGGGCTTCGCCATCGAGCGCAGCGGCGACCTACGCACCATCGAGAAGGCCGCGCGGGAGGCGCAGCGGATGCTGCAGGACGCCACGGAGATCCACCGCGAGCCGGTGCAGCGGCACGAAGTGATGATGTCGATCAAGTGCGGCGAATCGGACACCACCAGCGGACTGGGCTCCTGCCCGACCACGTCGGAGGCCGTGGACCGGTGGGTGGCCGCTGGTGGCACCGTGCTGTTCGGCGAGACCAGCGAGCTCACCGGGGGCGAGCACCTGATCGCCGAGCGCTGCGTGGACGACGAGGTGCGCAAGAAGTTCCAGTCGATTTACGACGACTACATCGCCACCATCGAGGCCACCGGGGCGAACCTGCTGGGCTCGCAGCCGACCCAGGGCAACATCACCGGCGGCCTGTCGACGATCGAGGAGAAGGCGATGGGCAACATCGCCAAGACCGGTTCGGTGCCGGTGGTCGACGCGATCCGGGAGGCCGAGGCGCCCACCAAACCCGGCCTGACCTTCATGAACACCTCATCGGCGGCGGCCGAGTGCGTGACCCTGATGGCGGCGGGCGGGGCCGCGGTGCACCTGTTCCCCACCGGGCAGGGCAACGTCATCGGCAACCCGATCGAGCCGGTCATCAAGATCAGCGCGAACCCGACGACGGTCGCCACCATGGGCGAGCACATCGACGTCGACGTCAGCGGGCTGTTGCGCCTGGAGTACGGCCTGTCGGAGGCCGGTGACCGGCTGATGGAGTGTATCGACCGCACCGTCAACGGCCGCCTGACCTGCGCCGAATCCCTGGGCCACCGCGAGTTCACCTTCACCAAGCTCTACCCGAGCGCTTAACCGGACAGGTGCCGACCGGCCACGGCACGCGCGTGGCCGGTCCACCCGACTTCGAGGAGAGGCCCTGTGGCCGAACAATCCACCACCTACGTCGCGGGCCGGTGGCACGACCCGGACCGCCGTGTCGACGTGCGGAACCCGGCCGACGGATCCGTCGTCGGCAGCATCGGTTACGGCGGTGCGCCGGAAGCGACCGCTGCCGCCGACGCGGCGGCCGACGCCTTCGCCGACTGGGCCGGCAAACCCGGGCGCTACCGGGCGGACCTGCTGCGCGCCGCCGGCGAACTGCTCGCCGAGCGAGCCGAGGACATCGGCCTGCTGCTGGCCCGCGAGTCCGGCAAGCGACTGCCCGAAGCGGTCGGCGAGATCCGGTTCTCCGCCGAGTATTTCCGGTGGTTCGCCGAGCAGGCCCGGCGCCCGGAAGGCCAGGTGTTCCCGCACGAGCAGGACGACCGGCGGCACCTGACGTTCCGGCGACCGGCCGGGGTCGCGGTCTCGCTGACGCCGTGGAACTTCCCGGTGTCCATCCAGGCGCGCAAGCTCGCCCCGGCGTTGGCGGCGGGTTGCACCGTGGTCGCCCGCGCCTCCGAGAAGGCGCCGCTGGCGGCGGTCGAGCTCGTCCGTTGCCTGGCCGATGCGGGGCTGCCCGCCGGGGTGCTGAACATGGTGCACGGCAAGGCCTCCGAGCTGACTCCGGCGCTGCTCGCGCACCCTGCGGTGCGGGTCGTCAGCTTCACCGGTTCCACCGAGGTCGGCCGCCGGATCATGGCCGCCGCCAGTGACCGGATCGTGCGACCGTTGCTGGAATTGGGCGGCGACGCGCCGTTCCTGGTCTTCGACGACGCCGACCTGGACGCCGCGGTCGACGGCGCGATGGTCGCCAAATTCCGCAACAACGGCCAGTCCTGCATCGGGGCGAACCGGTTCCTGGTCCAGGACGGCGTGCACGACGAGTTCGTCTCCCGGTTGGCCGAGCGCGTCGACGCGATGACGGTCGGCGCCGGCACCGCCGATCCGCTGCCGGACCTGTCCGCGCTGATCGACGACGCGCGGGTCAAGGCGGTCAACGCCGTGGTCGAGGAAGCGATCGCGGCCGGTGCGACCCGCGTGACGCGGGAGTTCGGCCTGCCGGGCACCGGCAGTTTCGCCGCGCCGGCCCTGCTCACCGACGTCCCGGCGCACGTCTCGCTGGCCCGCGAAGAGGTTTTCGGTCCGGCTGCGGGCATCTTCCGGTTCTCCACAATGGACGATGCGATCCGGCTGGCCAACGCGACCGAGATGGGCCTGGCCGGTTATGCCTACACCCGGGACGCCGCGCGGCTGTTCCGGCTCGGGGAGCGCCTGGACGTCGGCATCGTCGGCTTCAACAGCGCGCTGCCCTCGGTGGCGTTCGCGCCGATGGGCGGCACCAAGCAGAGCGGCCTGGGCCGGGAAGGCGCCGAGATCGGCATGGAGGAATTCACCGAGACCCGGTACGTGGCTGTGGGTGGTGTGTGATGGGTGATCGCATCGTGGTGGTCGAGGACGTCTGGGGTGCGGCGCTGAGCGACCTCGCGCGCACCCACGAGGTCCGGCGGCACCCGGACGCCTGGATCGACCCGGACATGCTGCGGGACGCCGTCTCCGAAGCCACCGCCGTCGTGGTGCGCAACCGGGCGCAGGTCACCGAGGAACTGCTGTCCGCCGCCCCGGATCTGAAGATCGTCGCGCGCGCCGGGGTCGGCCTGGACAACATCGACGTCGCCGCCGCCGACCGTGCGGGCGTGGTGGTCTCGGCCGCGCTCGGCGCCAACGCGGTCAGCGTCGCCGAGCACACCCTGTTGCTCGCGTTGGGAGTTCTGCGGGAGGTCGTCGCACACGACCGCGACGTGCGGGCCGGTGGCTGGGAGCGCAGGGCCGGCGTGGAGCTCTCCGGCAAGACCTGGGGGCTGCTGGGCCTGGGCGCGACCGGGCTGGCCGTGGCGAATCTGCTGCGCGGATTCGGGATGCGCATCATCGGCCACGACCCGTACGTGGACCCGAAGGATCCGCGACTCGGCCGGGTCGAGGCCGTCGGTCTCGACGAGGTGCTGGCCCGCGCCGACGTGCTCAGCGTCCACCTGCCCGCGACGGCCGAGACCAAGAACCTTCTCGACGCCGCCCTGCTCGGCCGCATGAAACCCGGTGCGGTGCTGGTCAACGTCGGACGCGGCGAGGTCGTCGACGAAGCCGGGCTGGCGGCGGCGCTGCGTTCCGGACACCTCGCCGGTGCCGGGTTGGACGTGCGCGGCACCGAGCCGCCCGGCCCCAGCCCCTTGGACGAGGTCGGGTCGGTGATCTACACGCCGCACATCGCGGGGATCACGGTCGACAGCCAGGAACGGATCGTGGCGCGGCTGGTGGACGACATCCGCGCGGTGCTCTCCGGTGCCGATGCGAGGTGTTCGGTCGGCAAGCTCGCCGGGGTGCGGCGAGGTGCGGCGTGAGCACCGTGGGCGAACTGCGGCGCCAGGCCGCGGATCTGCTCATCGGCAGCGGCATGCAGCCCGAGCACGCCGAGCGTTGCGCACAGCTGCTGGTGCTGGCCGAGGCGTGGGGCATTGCATCGCACGGGTTGCTGCGGCTGCCGTATTACCTGGAACGGATGGCCGCCGGGGGATGCCGCCCCGACGCCGAGCTCAAACAGATTTCCGACCAGGGCGCCGTGGTGGTCTACGACGGCGACACCGGGCTCGGGCACTGGCAGCTCTGGGAGGCCGCGGTCACCGCGAAAACGCGTTGCGGCCACACCGGAATCGCCGCGGTCGCGGTGCGCAATTCATCGCACTGCGGTGCGCTGGGCGCATACGTCTACCCGGCGGTCGAGGCCGGCATGGTGTCGCTGGTGTTCAGCAATGGCCCGGCCGTGATGCCGCCGTGGGGTGGGCACACGCCGGTGTTGTCCACCAGCCCGCTGGCCGCCGGTGTGCCGAGCCGGCCGCACCCGCTCGTGCTGGACCTGGCCACCAGCGCCGTGGCGCGCGGCAAGATCGCCGCACGGGCGCGCGGCGGCGAGCCGCTGGAGGAAGGCTGGGCGTTCGACGCCGACGGCCGTCCCACCACCGACGCGCAGGCGGCGCTGCACGGAATGCTCGCCCCGCTGGGCGGCGCGAAGGGCTACGGCCTGGCGCTGCTGGTGGAAATGCTCACGGCCGGTCTGGTCGGGCCGACACCGGCGGCCGACATGCCGGACATGTTCACCCACGGGCACCACGCCCGCCCCCAGGGCATCGGGCACCTGGTGGTGACGATGACTCCGGAGTTCTTCGACTCCGAAGGCGCAGACCGGTTCGATCGGCTCGCGCGGCGGATCGCCGACGCGGGGGGCCGGCTGCCGGGGCGGCAGCGCGTCGCGCCGTCCGATCTCGACGATGCATTCGTCCTGGACGTGGCTCCGGCTACGCTCCAGGAACTCGACGGCTGGGCGCATCGCCTCAGCAACCAGGCCTGATCGCTTAGCCGATCGGGAAAGCGGCCGTGAGCCAAGGAGGTCTCGGTGGCCGGACAAACCCATGTGATCAGAACCCCCGCCGATGTCGTGGAGCTGGTGAACTCCGGACGGGTCAAGGGCGGCAATTCGCTGGCGATCGTCATCATCGCGCTCGGCGGCGTGTTCATCGATGCCTACGATTTCACCAGCCTGTCGTTCGGAATCTCATATGTGAAGGAGGAGTTCGGGTTCGGCTCGCTGACCGAGGCCGTGGTCACCGGCTCGATCATGGTCGGGGCCCTGCTGGGCGCGCTGTTCGGCGGCTACTACACCGACAAGATCGGCCGCTACAAGATGTTCATGGCCGACATGATCTTCTTCGTGGTGGCCGCGATCGGCTGCGCGGTGGCGCCCAACCTTGCGGTGCTGATCTTTTTCCGGTTCCTGATGGGACTGGGCATCGGCCTGGATTTCCCGGTGGCGCTGAGCTTCATCGCCGAGTACACCGCCACGCGCGGCAAGGGCCGGTCGGTGAACCTGTGGCAGGTGGTGTGGTTCATCGCCATCGGCGCGAGCTTCGCCGTGCTGCTGCCGTTCTACTTCCTGATCCCGGCGGAGTCGCACACCTGGCTGTGGCGGATCGCGGTCGGTTTCGGCGCGGTGCCGGCTTTGCTGGTGATGCTGGTGCGGCACAAGTACATGCAGGAGAGCCCGTCGTGGGCGGCCGGTCGTGGGGACCTGCACGCAGCGGCGGAGATCCTGCGCAAGTCCTACGGCATCGACGTCCAGGTGGCGCCGGACGCGCCGCCGGTGCAGGTCGCCGAGACCACGGCGAGCCCGCGCAACTTCCTGGTGCTGTTCAACCGGAAATTACCGCAAGCGGACGATCCTGGCGGCGTTCGTGGCGATGATGCAGAGCGTGCAGTATTTCGCGGTCGGGTTCTACCTCAGCGCGATCACCGCGACATTGTTCGGCAAGTCCACCCTGCTGCAGATCGTTGGCCCGTTGGGGTTCAACTTCATCTTCGGCGTCGGGGGAGCGTTGCTCGGTTCGGCCCTGACGCAGAAGTGGGGTTCCCGCAAGCTCGCGATGCGCGGCTTCTTCTGCAGTGCGGTGCTGCTGGTGGTCATCGGGGTCAGCGGCCCGTCGCTGCAAGGCGGTTTCGCCCTCGTGGGCGGACTCCTGGTGGGCCTGTTCATCTTCACGCATGCGGGCGGACCGGCGGCGCAAGGGATGACGCTGGCGACGTTGTCGTATCCGACGCACCTGCGCGGCGCGGGAACCGGGATGGCGCAGGCGGTGTTGCGGATCGGTTCCATCGGCGGCCTCACCTTCTTCCCGATCATGACCGAGTCATTCGGGCTGAGCGCGCTGATCTTCCTGGCCGCGGCCCCGGTGATCGGCTTGCTCACGACACTGCTCATCAACTGGGAGCCGGTCGGCCGGGACATCGACGCTGAAGAGCTCGCTGCGGCGCGACCCGGGCTGGCAGCAAAGAAAGGGATATGACGAGTGAGCGACGGCAAGCAGTATTCGATCGGATTCGTCGGCGTCGGCCGGATGGGGGGCGCGATGGCGCGGAACCTGCGGGCGGCCGGGCACCGGGTGACCGTGTTCGACCCGAACCCACGCGCGGTCGAGCAGTGCACGAAGGCCGGGACGGCGGCGGCGCAGTCGGCGGCGGATGCGGTGGCGGACAAGGAGATCGTGTTCACCAGCGTGCCGATGCCGCACCACCTGCTCGACCTCTACAGCGGGGCGCGGTCGGTGACCGCGAAGCTCGCTGCCGGCGCGGTCTGCGTCGACGTGTCCACAATAGATCCGACGACGGCCCGCGCGGTCGCCGACGAGTTGGCCGGGCACGGGATCGAGTTCGTCGCCTGCCCGGTCGGAAAGGGTCCGGCCCAGGCCGAGGCCGGCACCATCCCGCTGTTCACCGGCGGACCGCGAGCGGTGGTGGACCGGCTGCGACCCGTCCTCGCCGCGATCGGCGAACCGGTGCACTACCTCGGTGCGGTCGAGGCCGCGACCATGTTCAAGCTGATCTCCAACCTGGTGGGGATGGCCAACCTTGCCGCGCTGGCCGAAGGCTTCCAGCTCGCGCAGCGGGCGGGAATCCCCGCCGATGCATTCGATGCGGCGTTGCGCGATACCGGCGCGCATTCGGCCCAGGTCGATATGCGGCTGGGCTTCCTGGCTGCCGACGACCACAGCAACCGCTTCGCGGTGGACCTGGCGGCCAAGGACCTGCGACTGGCGGTGGACGCGGCCGCCAGGTGGTCGCAGCCGATCCCGGTGACCTCGCAGGCATTGCAGCAATTGGTCGCCGCTTCGGCGGCAGGCTGGGGCGGCGAGGACGTGACCGCCCTGGTCAAGGCCATCCGGCCGAAGTGACGGCGTCCCGGCCGGGCGGCTTGCACTGCGGAGCCGCCCGGCCAGCGGGTCAGGACTGGCTTCCGGCGCGTTCTTCGAGCCGTTGCAGGGCGGTGGCGCGGGCCGCGTGCACGTGGCTCAGGGCGGCTTGCCTGGCCGCGTCGGGGTCGCCGGCGAGCAGGGCGTCGAGGATCCGCTGGTGGTCCTCGCGGGACTTTTCCACCCGGCCCGGCACCATCAACGTGGTCTGCATGCCTTCGTTCAGGATTCGCTGCAGGACGCCGAGCGTCTGCTGGAGGAACTTGTTGCCGGCGGCCTCCACGATCGCCAGGTGGAAGGCGGCGTCGAGCTCCTGGAGCCGGTCGAAGTCGCGCGGCACCTGATCGGCGACCTCCTTCATGGTCTTGAGCACGTCGGCGACTCGTTGCAGCGCCTCGGCATCCTGCCGTTCGGCGGCCCAGCCCGCCGCGGGGACCTCAAGCACCTCGCGCATCGCGAACAGCTCGCTGATCGAGTGGTGCCGGGTGGCCAGCGCCTCGCGGAGTTCGCGTGTGGTCTCGGGTTCGGCGATGAACACGCCGCGACCGTGCACCACCCGCACGACGCCACGGGCCTTGAGCGCGCCGATCGCCTCGCGCACCGTCGGCCTGCTCACCCCGAGCAGTTCGGCGAACTCGCGCTCCGGTGGCAGCCGGTCGCCGGGGGAGAGGCGGCCCGAGTCGATGGCCTGCATGATCTGCTGCTCGACCCGGTTCGCGACCGAACCCGGCGACAACCGCTCCCACATTCTGCATCAACCTCCGAGACAAGTGGTCAGGTCTCCTGACCACACGCGGAGTCTACGCCGTTCCCTGTTTCCGCGGTTGGGCCCCTGCCGGGATTTGGCTCACGACCAGCCGGGTTTCGGCCGCGGTCAGCCGTTCGGCCACGGCGGTCGGCGGCTGTCGATCCGTGATCAACGCGTCGAGCCGGTCCAGCGAGCAAAGCAGAACCGGTGCCGACATCGCGAACTTGGTCTCGTCGACGAGCAGGACCACCTGGTCGGCGATGTCCATCAGGGCCAGTTTGGTGGGGCGTTCGATGTCGGAGGCGACGTAGACGCCGCGGTCGTCGACGGCAGCCGCGCCGAGAAAGAACGTGCGTACCCGCAGCCGGGCGGCGGCATCCACCGTCATCGGGCCGACGAATGCCTCGCTGACCGGGTAGAGATCGCCGCCGAGGCCCACGACCCGAGTGCCGCCTTGCGCGAGAAAGTGCTGGATGACCGGGATCGAGTGGGTCACGACCGAGCCGGTGAACGACGCGGGCAGCGTCTCGGTGAGCGCGCAAACGGTGGTGCCGGCGTCCAGCGCGATGGTGTCCTGCGGGCCGATGAGGTCCGTTGCGGCCGTCGCGATGCGCTGCTTGGCCAGGGCGTTGGCCTGCGCGCGGCCGGAGAAGCCGACGGTGTCCTCGGGCGGCAGGTGTACGCCGCCGCGTACCACCGAGACCTCGCCCCTGTCCTCCAGTTTGCGCAGGTCGCGGCGGATCGTCATGTCCGAGACGCCGAGTCTTCCGGCCAGGTCGGCGATGGAGACGAATCGCTGTTCGCGCAGGGTCTCGACGATCCACCGGCGTCGGGCGGGCGCGGTGTCGTAGCGGAAGACGTCGTCGGTCACCTGTCTGATTTTACACAGATAGATGTTGACTTTCGAACATCTGTCGTTTACATTTCCTCGCCATCTGTTGACCCGATCACGGGAGTTCCGATGTCACGCAATCCGTGCCACGCCTGCGAGGTCTGGCCGCGACGGTCGGCCGCGCGATGAGTGCGAGGTAGGGGCGATGGCGACGAGGCCCCGGGTGGCGGTCATCCCCACCGCACGCGCGACCTTCGCCACCGACGCCGCCCGGGAACGGACGCACGCGGCCCGCGAACTGCTCGCCGAGCTGGGCGCGGATGTCGTCGGGCCGACCGAGCTGGTGCTGACACCGCAGGACGCCGAATCCGCAGCGGCGCACCTGGATCCCGCGCCCGATGTCGTGATCAACGTGTGCGCGAGCTTTTCGGATGCCGGGCCAGCCCAGCGCCTGTACGGCGAGCTGGATCGGCCCGTGCTGCTGTGGGCGTTCCGCGAGCCCGGCCCGGTCGGCGACCGGTTGTGGCTGAATTCGCTGTGCGCCGCGAATCTTTTCGGCCACGCACTGGTCCGCGCCGGTGGGCGTGCGCGCTTGCTCTACGGCGACCCCGATGAACAGGGCGTCCGCGAGGCGCTGGCCGGGGTGCTCGCGGGTTCGCCGCCGGACGCGCCGGAATTGCCTTCGGCGCAACGGGAACGCGCCGACCGGAACCAGGCGCGGCAGGCGCTGGCGACGCTGCGCGGCAGGCGGATCGGGCTGATCGGTGACGCTCCGCCCGGCTTCACCCCCTGCGAATACGACCAGGAGTTGGTCCGGCGGTTGTTCGGCATCGAGGTGGTGCAGCTGACCATCGACGAGGCGCTGACTGTCGCCAGGGCGGTCACCGAGGCTGAGCGCGACGAGGAGCTACGGACGGCCATCGCGGATCGGCCGACGCTTCGGCGGCTCGACCCGGCGCACGTCGAGCTCGCCGCGGCGGTGACCTCAGCCCTGCGGGCGTGGACCGCGCGGGAGGCTCTGGCCGGACTGGCCGTGCGCTGCTGGCCGGAGTTCCCGACCGAGTTGGGCGTGTGTCCCTGCTCGTCGCTGTCCCGGCTCGCCGATGCGGGAATCCCGACCGCGTGCGAGCGCGACGTCTACGGCGCGATCACCATGCTGCTGCTGGAGGCGCTTGGATCGGGAACGACCTACCTCGTCGACACCGTCGATCTCGACACCGAGCAGAACCTGGTGCGCGCCTGGCACTGCGGGTCCGCGGCGACCAGCCTCGCCGCCGATCCGCGGCGGGCCACCCAAAGCGTGCACTGCAACCGCAAGATCGGCGTAGTCGGCGACTTCCCGCTCAAGACCGGGCCGGTGATGCTGGCCCGGCTGGCCGAACAGCCGGGCGCACCGGGCGGGTTGCGGTTGCTGATCGCCTCCGGCGAATCGGTGCCCGAGCCGAACCGTTTCCAGGGCAACACCGCCGCGATCCGGCTCGACGCCGACGCCGAAACCTTCATGCACGGGCTGGTGGCCGGCGGTTTTCCGCACCACACCGTGCTCGCCTGGACCGATGTCCGGCCGCGGCTGCGCACCGCCGCGGACCTGCTCGGGATTCCCGTAGTGGAGTGGTGACCGGCGCAGCGCCCATCGCAGCAGCGCCCATCGCAAAGGGGCAACAATGGCGTAGGTGCGGGGATTCGCGGTACCTGCATTCTCACCATGGCCTGCGTCGTCCTGGCCGGTCGGAAGTCCCGCGAAGGGCAGGTGACGACGATCTCGGCCTCGCGCGAGCGCGTTAAGTAGCTCTACTCAGGATCGGTGCGCGCGGTGCGTTATACGGTCGCTCGGGTTTAGGGAGGACCGACGACATGAACGCGCACTTGGCCGGAGTTGCCGTGCATCTGCCGGAACGGGAGGTCAGCACGACGGAGGTCGAACGGCGGATCGCGACGGAGAGCGCTGCGTTCCGGCCGCCCGCCGGGATCATCCAGCGACTGACCGGCATCGAGTCCCGGCACGTGCTCGGCGACGAGGAGCAGGCATCGGACCTGGCCGTGGCGGCGGCGCGCAAGCTGCTGGCCGAGACCGGCACCTCGGCCGAGGAGGTCGAGCTGTTGCTGTTCGCCTCGGCCAGCCAGGACATGGTCGAGCCCGCGACCGCGCACATCGTGGCCGCCAAGCTGGGACTGCGCTGTCCGGTGATGGATGTCAAGAACGCCTGCAACAGCGTGCTCAACGGCATCGAGGTCGCCGATGCGCTGATCACGGCCGGTCGGTACGGGCGGGTACTGCTGGTCAGCGGGGAGTTGCCGTCGCGGGCCATCCGGTGGAACGTGCCTGACATCGGGGCGTTCCTGCGCTCGTTTCCCGGATACACGCTTTCCGACGCGGGTGCCGCGCTGCTGCTGACGGCGGGGCGAGCCGGGGTGCTCGGCAGCGGGTTCAGCGCCGACTCCTCCCAGTGGGACGTGGGCACCCTGCCGTGCGGGGGTTCGGCGCATCCACGTGATCCCGAGTACAGCTACTTCGCGATGGACGGCGGGCGGCTGAAGTCGGCCTTCCTGCGGTTGGGTACCGGCGTGCTGGACGAGACGCTGGACCGTCTCGGGCTCGGTTGGCACGACTTCGCCGCCGTGTGCGTGCACCAGGTTTCGCTGCCGTACCTCCATGTTTTCGCCGAGCGGGCCGGGGTTCCGGCCGACAAGCTCGTGGTGACGATCCGGGAGCAAGGCAACGTGGCGTCGGCGAGCCTGCCGTTGCAGCTGGCCGTCGCGCAGCAGCTGGGGCGTTGCGGGCCGGGGGATCTGGTGGCGTTGGTGGGCTTGGCCGGCGGGGTCAGCCTCGGGATCGTGGTCATCCGGCTCTGACCCGGCCGCAGGCGGTGGTGCCCGCCGACCGGCATCGCCGCGACGATGGAAGTGCTTGCCGCGCAACGGTTTTCAGGTTTCGGCCTGGTCGTCGTCGATCGAGGTGCCGCCGACT is a window of Saccharopolyspora phatthalungensis DNA encoding:
- a CDS encoding FadR/GntR family transcriptional regulator, which codes for MWERLSPGSVANRVEQQIMQAIDSGRLSPGDRLPPEREFAELLGVSRPTVREAIGALKARGVVRVVHGRGVFIAEPETTRELREALATRHHSISELFAMREVLEVPAAGWAAERQDAEALQRVADVLKTMKEVADQVPRDFDRLQELDAAFHLAIVEAAGNKFLQQTLGVLQRILNEGMQTTLMVPGRVEKSREDHQRILDALLAGDPDAARQAALSHVHAARATALQRLEERAGSQS
- a CDS encoding DeoR/GlpR family DNA-binding transcription regulator encodes the protein MTDDVFRYDTAPARRRWIVETLREQRFVSIADLAGRLGVSDMTIRRDLRKLEDRGEVSVVRGGVHLPPEDTVGFSGRAQANALAKQRIATAATDLIGPQDTIALDAGTTVCALTETLPASFTGSVVTHSIPVIQHFLAQGGTRVVGLGGDLYPVSEAFVGPMTVDAAARLRVRTFFLGAAAVDDRGVYVASDIERPTKLALMDIADQVVLLVDETKFAMSAPVLLCSLDRLDALITDRQPPTAVAERLTAAETRLVVSQIPAGAQPRKQGTA
- a CDS encoding 3-oxoacyl-ACP synthase III family protein — encoded protein: MNAHLAGVAVHLPEREVSTTEVERRIATESAAFRPPAGIIQRLTGIESRHVLGDEEQASDLAVAAARKLLAETGTSAEEVELLLFASASQDMVEPATAHIVAAKLGLRCPVMDVKNACNSVLNGIEVADALITAGRYGRVLLVSGELPSRAIRWNVPDIGAFLRSFPGYTLSDAGAALLLTAGRAGVLGSGFSADSSQWDVGTLPCGGSAHPRDPEYSYFAMDGGRLKSAFLRLGTGVLDETLDRLGLGWHDFAAVCVHQVSLPYLHVFAERAGVPADKLVVTIREQGNVASASLPLQLAVAQQLGRCGPGDLVALVGLAGGVSLGIVVIRL